A window of the Cystobacter fuscus genome harbors these coding sequences:
- the panC gene encoding pantoate--beta-alanine ligase, with amino-acid sequence MAPLVLRTVAETVAWVESLRRSGRSLALVPTMGYLHEGHLSLMREGRRRADVVAASIFVNPTQFGPNEDLSRYPRDLDGDLTKCASAGAEAVFTPEPAEMYPPGFQTSVTVGEVSQGLCGARRPGHFQGVATVVTKLLCLFKPRVALFGEKDYQQLQVIRALERDLCLGVEIVGLPTVREPDGLAMSSRNAYLSPEERHRALALSRGMAAAQALHQRGTREATALVDVVRRELAAAGLREDYVELVDATSLKPLSAVTPGQPARMIVAAFAGKTRLIDNQPIGG; translated from the coding sequence ATGGCCCCGCTCGTCCTTCGCACCGTCGCCGAGACCGTGGCCTGGGTGGAGTCGCTTCGCCGCTCGGGCCGGAGCCTGGCCCTGGTGCCCACCATGGGCTACCTGCACGAGGGCCACCTGTCGTTGATGCGCGAGGGACGCCGCCGGGCCGACGTCGTCGCCGCCTCCATCTTCGTCAACCCCACCCAGTTCGGTCCCAACGAGGACCTGTCCCGCTACCCGCGCGACCTGGATGGGGACCTGACCAAGTGCGCCAGTGCCGGCGCGGAGGCGGTGTTCACCCCCGAGCCGGCGGAGATGTACCCGCCCGGCTTCCAGACGTCGGTGACGGTGGGGGAGGTGAGCCAGGGCCTGTGCGGCGCGCGCCGGCCCGGCCACTTCCAGGGCGTGGCCACGGTGGTGACCAAGCTCTTGTGCCTCTTCAAGCCCCGGGTGGCGCTCTTCGGGGAGAAGGACTACCAGCAGCTCCAGGTCATCCGCGCCCTCGAGCGTGATTTGTGCCTGGGGGTGGAGATCGTCGGCCTGCCCACCGTGCGTGAGCCGGACGGGCTCGCCATGAGTTCGCGCAATGCCTACCTGTCGCCGGAGGAGCGTCACCGGGCGCTCGCCCTGTCGCGGGGAATGGCGGCCGCCCAGGCGCTCCACCAGCGGGGCACCCGCGAGGCCACGGCGCTCGTCGACGTGGTGCGCCGTGAACTGGCGGCGGCGGGGTTGCGCGAGGATTATGTGGAGCTGGTGGATGCCACGTCGTTGAAGCCGCTGTCGGCCGTGACGCCGGGGCAGCCCGCGAGGATGATCGTCGCGGCCTTCGCCGGGAAGACCCGGCTCATCGACAACCAGCCCATCGGCGGCTAG
- the panB gene encoding 3-methyl-2-oxobutanoate hydroxymethyltransferase gives MKDKVTIHTLKRQKQAGQKICMVTAYDATFARLFDEAGADVLLVGDSLGMVVQGHDSTLPVTMDQMVYHSAMVARGTKRALVVGDLPFMSYQVSAQEAVRNAGRLVAEGNVGGVKLEGGAEFADVVSAIVRASIPVMGHLGLTPQSVHKMGGYVVQGRDEDAARKMVDDALALERAGCFALVLEGVPLDLARQITQKLTIPTIGIGAGKHCDGQVLVCYDLLGMNPDFKPKFVKRFTNLHGSITEAAGAYFSEVRAGNFPDEEHSFKGKQPVRLMPTQPAATEALPAEVGDKLGPIYGAPV, from the coding sequence GTGAAGGACAAGGTCACCATCCATACGCTGAAGCGCCAGAAGCAGGCCGGCCAGAAGATCTGCATGGTCACGGCCTACGATGCCACCTTCGCCCGGCTGTTCGACGAGGCCGGAGCCGACGTGCTGCTCGTCGGAGACTCGCTGGGCATGGTCGTCCAGGGTCATGACTCCACCCTCCCGGTCACCATGGATCAGATGGTGTACCACTCGGCCATGGTCGCCCGGGGCACGAAGCGGGCGCTGGTGGTGGGCGACCTGCCCTTCATGAGCTACCAGGTGTCGGCGCAGGAGGCGGTGCGCAACGCGGGCCGCCTGGTGGCCGAGGGCAACGTGGGCGGGGTGAAGCTCGAGGGAGGCGCGGAGTTCGCCGACGTCGTGTCGGCCATCGTGCGCGCCAGCATCCCCGTCATGGGGCACCTGGGCCTCACGCCGCAGTCGGTGCACAAGATGGGTGGCTACGTGGTGCAGGGCCGCGACGAGGACGCCGCGCGCAAGATGGTGGACGACGCCCTCGCGCTGGAGCGCGCCGGGTGCTTCGCGCTGGTGCTCGAGGGCGTGCCGCTGGACCTGGCGCGGCAGATCACCCAGAAGCTCACCATCCCCACCATCGGCATCGGCGCCGGCAAGCACTGCGATGGCCAGGTGCTCGTCTGCTACGACCTCTTGGGGATGAATCCGGACTTCAAGCCCAAGTTCGTCAAGCGCTTCACCAACCTGCACGGCTCCATCACCGAGGCGGCGGGCGCCTACTTCTCCGAGGTGCGCGCGGGCAACTTCCCGGACGAGGAGCACTCCTTCAAGGGCAAGCAGCCCGTGCGGTTGATGCCCACGCAGCCGGCCGCCACGGAGGCGCTGCCCGCCGAGGTGGGTGACAAGCTGGGTCCCATCTACGGAGCCCCGGTCTAG
- a CDS encoding deoxynucleoside kinase, with the protein MDNRYIVVEGPIGVGKTSLSNILAERFGARRVFEVVEENPFLANFYLDRQKYAFQTQIFFLLSRFKQQQALFQTDLFQSVTVSDYLFAKDRIFACLTLDSHELALYERVFEALAPRVTRPDLVIYLKARLDVLLHRIKKRGREFERQFDAGYLEELVHAYNDFFSRYTETPLLVVDTSDIDFVHDEGDLKGLLASIDQARVSQGKRA; encoded by the coding sequence ATGGACAACCGCTACATCGTGGTCGAGGGGCCCATCGGCGTCGGCAAGACGAGTCTCTCCAACATCCTCGCCGAGCGTTTCGGCGCGCGGCGCGTCTTCGAGGTCGTCGAGGAGAATCCCTTCCTCGCCAATTTCTACCTGGACCGGCAGAAGTACGCCTTCCAGACGCAGATCTTCTTCCTGCTCTCGCGCTTCAAGCAGCAGCAGGCGCTGTTCCAGACGGACCTGTTCCAGTCGGTGACGGTCAGCGACTACCTGTTCGCCAAGGATCGCATCTTCGCGTGCCTGACGCTGGACTCGCACGAGCTGGCCCTCTACGAGCGCGTCTTCGAGGCGCTCGCGCCGCGGGTGACCCGGCCCGATCTGGTCATCTACCTCAAGGCCCGCCTGGACGTGTTGCTCCACCGCATCAAGAAGCGGGGCCGCGAGTTCGAGCGCCAGTTCGACGCGGGCTATCTGGAGGAACTCGTCCACGCCTACAACGACTTCTTCTCCCGCTACACGGAGACGCCGCTGCTGGTGGTGGACACGTCGGACATCGACTTCGTCCACGACGAAGGGGACCTGAAGGGTCTGCTGGCGTCCATCGACCAGGCGCGGGTGTCGCAAGGTAAGCGCGCCTGA
- the rsmA gene encoding 16S rRNA (adenine(1518)-N(6)/adenine(1519)-N(6))-dimethyltransferase RsmA, with protein sequence METPREILQRHGLRAKHSWGQNFLGDPDVLEAIADALELREGEPVVELGPGLGHLTRFLAATRAAVTVVEKDRDMIAVLEKEAIPGVRVVDGNAATVDFAEVAGAPEVKVAGNLPYHLTSSILFQVLEQREHVTRAVFTLQKEVVDRLSAEPGGREYGLLTAILGLYFSAENLFDIEAERFHPPPKVDSAVLRLIRRPEPLAPVVDGARFIRVVKAGFAQRRKTLINSLKSDKSLGTHEQLLAALAAAGIDPTRRAETLSSVEFAALERALGPVEEGRGA encoded by the coding sequence GTGGAGACACCTCGTGAAATCCTCCAGCGCCACGGCCTGAGGGCCAAGCACAGCTGGGGGCAGAACTTCCTGGGAGATCCGGACGTGCTGGAGGCCATCGCCGACGCGCTGGAGTTGCGCGAGGGCGAGCCCGTGGTGGAGCTGGGTCCGGGCCTGGGCCACCTCACGCGCTTCCTGGCCGCCACGCGCGCGGCCGTGACGGTGGTGGAGAAGGACCGCGACATGATCGCGGTGCTGGAGAAGGAGGCCATCCCCGGGGTGCGCGTGGTGGATGGCAACGCGGCCACGGTGGACTTCGCCGAGGTGGCGGGTGCTCCCGAGGTGAAGGTCGCGGGCAATCTGCCCTACCACCTGACGAGCTCCATCCTCTTCCAGGTGCTCGAGCAGCGCGAGCACGTGACGCGCGCCGTCTTCACCCTGCAGAAGGAAGTGGTGGACCGGCTGTCGGCGGAGCCGGGTGGGCGGGAGTACGGGTTGCTCACCGCCATCCTCGGCCTCTATTTCAGCGCGGAGAACCTCTTCGACATCGAGGCGGAGCGCTTCCATCCGCCGCCCAAGGTGGACTCGGCGGTGCTGCGGCTCATCCGCCGCCCCGAGCCCCTGGCGCCGGTGGTGGATGGCGCGCGCTTCATCCGCGTGGTGAAGGCGGGCTTCGCCCAGCGCCGCAAGACGCTCATCAACTCGCTCAAGTCCGACAAGTCGCTGGGCACGCACGAGCAGCTCCTCGCGGCCCTGGCGGCGGCGGGCATCGATCCCACGCGTCGCGCGGAGACGCTCTCGTCCGTGGAGTTCGCCGCCCTCGAGCGCGCGCTGGGACCGGTGGAGGAGGGGCGCGGCGCGTGA
- the tsaD gene encoding tRNA (adenosine(37)-N6)-threonylcarbamoyltransferase complex transferase subunit TsaD, which yields MLVLGLETSCDETAAALVEDGRRVLSDVVSTQVDIHRRWGGVVPELASRNHVMQVMPVLHEALTRAGKTLDDVDLIAVTSGPGLIGALLVGVQVAKSLSLATGKPFVGANHLEGHLLAIRLLEDAPEPPFLGLVVSGGHTSLYEVRDYGHYRLVGSTRDDAAGEAYDKTARILGLPYPGGLPIDQLAQKGNPEAIRFPRALPGAENFDWSFSGLKTAVLHHVKKHGMPEGQALADLCASFQEAVADALSRKFVAAARRLGLQRLVVCGGVAANSRLRSLCLERARERNLKLFLPPVRLCTDNGAMIAVAGYEAWRRGLRGDFSLSADPAWRM from the coding sequence TTGCTCGTACTCGGACTCGAAACCTCCTGTGATGAAACCGCCGCCGCCCTCGTCGAGGACGGTCGGCGGGTGCTCTCCGACGTCGTCTCCACCCAGGTGGACATCCACCGGCGATGGGGTGGGGTGGTGCCGGAGCTCGCCAGCCGCAACCACGTGATGCAGGTCATGCCCGTGCTGCACGAGGCGCTGACGCGCGCGGGCAAGACGCTCGACGACGTGGACCTCATCGCCGTCACCTCGGGCCCGGGCCTCATCGGCGCCCTCCTGGTGGGCGTGCAGGTGGCCAAGTCGCTGAGCCTCGCCACCGGCAAGCCCTTCGTGGGCGCCAACCACCTCGAGGGCCACCTGCTCGCCATCCGGCTGCTGGAGGACGCCCCGGAGCCGCCCTTCCTCGGGCTCGTGGTGTCCGGAGGGCACACCAGCCTCTACGAGGTGCGCGACTATGGCCACTACCGGCTGGTGGGCAGCACCCGCGACGACGCCGCGGGCGAGGCCTATGACAAGACGGCGCGCATCCTCGGCCTGCCCTATCCGGGGGGCCTGCCCATCGATCAGCTCGCCCAGAAGGGCAACCCGGAGGCCATCCGGTTTCCCCGCGCGCTGCCCGGCGCGGAGAACTTCGACTGGTCCTTCTCCGGGTTGAAGACGGCGGTGCTGCACCACGTGAAGAAGCACGGCATGCCCGAGGGTCAGGCCCTGGCGGACCTGTGTGCTTCCTTCCAGGAGGCGGTGGCGGACGCGCTCAGCCGCAAGTTCGTCGCCGCGGCGCGTCGGCTCGGCCTGCAGCGCCTGGTGGTGTGCGGCGGTGTGGCGGCCAACTCGCGTCTGCGCTCGCTCTGCCTGGAGCGCGCGCGGGAGCGCAACCTGAAGCTCTTTCTTCCCCCGGTGCGGTTGTGCACGGACAATGGCGCGATGATCGCCGTGGCGGGCTACGAGGCCTGGAGGCGGGGACTGAGGGGTGACTTCAGTCTGTCCGCGGATCCCGCCTGGCGCATGTGA
- a CDS encoding response regulator: MAKQHLLLVDSDPKSLRVMEVSLKKAGFSVTTAVHGKDALEKVQISTPDLVLSDTKMPEMDGLELCRTLKSEERYKHIPFVFLTNQKAVEAKVKGLEMGADDYLTKPIYIKEIVTRVTMILQKADKERIERRETTKGGFAGNLVDMGVVDLVQTFEIGRKTGTISIKGDRVATIYFKEGRVIDAEMGRLKGENAFYRLLNATEGEFEVQFSALDRSERIEVSTQGLLMEGMRRLDEWGRMLEQLPPLETVFEIDYHQLADRLSEIPDEVNGLLRLFDGKRTLSRVVEDSDFDDLAALGIISKLYFEGLIRELGSVSQEPVQSGKPGIEEWLHNAPAPSAPVEPAPAPAPTLAPVPEAPTLMVEAPVTAAPVVPPAPEVRASLPPPSEAEVPPRLANVVVFESRRRSPSAPEADIIAPPRTAEGSSFLVDPAPAHRAKEQAQRSLLLDWNRVDEDGLGSTGGWGPGWSPAPRAPAPVSAAGATAASTAASMSLGELSSSSMSRGPIFGGAAVEPNPLPVVLPPEPAGPAEEVTLVSSAVIEPAPPPVSEPPAPVEAPMPVLEVQPEPMPEPEPMPVLEPIPEPMPEPEPMPVLEALPEPVLEALPEPMPAPKVEARPEPKPEPRPEPKVEARPEPRPRPVPSERKPEAPVAPKRTGLFIGVGVAVIALAAGVVVMTRSGGESTPPPAPVPSTVPASTATPPKTPPPSEPKQPEPPKPEAQAPAQPATPPTGAAAANGTPPVEDTKEPVAGTAAPDPEAQYAELVRQARKSLAGERYQAAARSYRQMLTLKPDSTEAKAGLGISLVRGETGQYREAIELLENVTREQPRNASAWLFLGVAREQSRQNKKAIEAYKRYLTLEPSGKYAPDARASLKVLGQ; the protein is encoded by the coding sequence GTGGCCAAGCAGCACCTGCTCCTGGTCGATAGTGACCCGAAGAGTCTCCGTGTCATGGAGGTCAGCCTGAAGAAGGCTGGCTTCTCCGTCACGACCGCTGTTCACGGCAAGGACGCGCTCGAGAAGGTGCAGATCAGCACGCCGGACCTCGTGCTGTCCGACACGAAGATGCCCGAGATGGACGGTCTGGAGCTGTGCCGGACGCTCAAATCCGAGGAGCGCTACAAGCACATTCCCTTCGTCTTCCTCACCAACCAGAAGGCGGTCGAGGCCAAGGTGAAGGGCCTGGAGATGGGGGCGGACGACTATCTGACCAAGCCCATCTACATCAAGGAGATCGTCACCCGCGTGACGATGATCCTCCAGAAGGCGGACAAGGAGCGCATCGAGCGGCGCGAGACCACCAAGGGTGGGTTCGCGGGCAACCTGGTCGACATGGGCGTCGTGGACCTGGTGCAGACGTTCGAGATCGGCCGCAAGACGGGCACCATCTCCATCAAGGGCGATCGCGTCGCCACCATCTACTTCAAGGAAGGCCGCGTCATCGACGCGGAGATGGGTCGGCTCAAGGGCGAGAACGCCTTCTACCGGCTGCTCAACGCCACCGAGGGCGAGTTCGAGGTGCAGTTCTCCGCGCTGGATCGCTCCGAGCGCATCGAGGTCTCCACCCAGGGCCTGCTCATGGAGGGCATGCGCCGGCTGGACGAGTGGGGCCGCATGCTCGAGCAGCTGCCGCCCCTGGAGACGGTGTTCGAGATCGACTACCACCAGCTGGCCGATCGGCTCTCGGAGATTCCGGACGAGGTCAACGGGCTTTTGCGCCTCTTCGATGGCAAGCGCACCCTGAGCCGCGTGGTGGAGGACTCGGACTTCGACGACCTGGCGGCGCTGGGCATCATCAGCAAGCTGTACTTCGAGGGCCTCATCCGCGAGCTGGGCAGTGTCTCGCAGGAGCCCGTGCAGAGCGGCAAGCCGGGCATCGAGGAGTGGCTGCACAACGCGCCCGCGCCGAGTGCTCCCGTCGAGCCGGCGCCGGCTCCCGCGCCGACTCTCGCGCCCGTGCCCGAGGCCCCCACGCTCATGGTGGAGGCGCCCGTCACCGCGGCGCCCGTCGTGCCGCCGGCCCCCGAGGTGCGCGCCTCGCTCCCGCCGCCCTCCGAGGCGGAGGTTCCCCCGCGGCTCGCCAACGTGGTCGTCTTCGAGTCCCGGCGTCGCTCGCCCTCCGCTCCCGAGGCGGACATCATCGCGCCCCCGCGCACCGCCGAGGGCTCCTCGTTCCTCGTGGATCCCGCCCCCGCGCACCGTGCCAAGGAGCAGGCGCAGCGCAGCCTGCTGCTCGATTGGAACCGGGTGGATGAGGATGGCCTCGGCTCCACGGGGGGTTGGGGCCCGGGCTGGTCCCCGGCTCCGCGCGCTCCGGCTCCCGTGTCCGCCGCCGGAGCCACGGCCGCTTCCACGGCGGCTTCCATGTCGCTCGGGGAGTTGTCCTCCTCCTCCATGTCCCGGGGTCCCATCTTCGGAGGGGCCGCGGTGGAGCCCAATCCGCTGCCCGTGGTGCTTCCTCCCGAGCCCGCGGGTCCGGCGGAGGAAGTCACCCTGGTGTCGAGCGCGGTGATCGAGCCGGCTCCGCCGCCGGTGTCCGAGCCTCCGGCGCCTGTCGAGGCTCCCATGCCCGTGCTGGAGGTCCAGCCCGAGCCCATGCCCGAGCCGGAGCCCATGCCCGTGCTGGAGCCCATACCGGAGCCCATGCCCGAGCCGGAGCCCATGCCCGTGTTGGAGGCCCTGCCGGAGCCCGTGCTGGAGGCCCTGCCCGAGCCCATGCCCGCGCCGAAGGTGGAGGCTCGGCCCGAGCCGAAGCCCGAGCCCCGGCCCGAGCCGAAGGTGGAGGCCCGGCCGGAGCCCAGGCCCCGTCCGGTGCCGTCGGAGCGCAAGCCGGAGGCGCCCGTCGCGCCGAAGCGGACGGGCCTCTTCATCGGCGTGGGGGTCGCGGTGATCGCCCTGGCCGCCGGGGTGGTGGTGATGACCCGATCGGGTGGCGAGAGCACGCCTCCGCCCGCGCCGGTGCCGAGCACCGTGCCCGCCTCCACGGCGACTCCTCCCAAGACGCCCCCTCCGTCCGAGCCCAAGCAGCCCGAGCCGCCGAAGCCGGAGGCCCAGGCCCCCGCCCAGCCAGCGACGCCCCCCACCGGCGCCGCCGCGGCGAACGGCACGCCCCCGGTGGAGGACACCAAGGAGCCGGTCGCGGGGACGGCCGCGCCGGATCCCGAGGCCCAGTACGCCGAGCTGGTGCGCCAGGCGCGCAAGTCCCTGGCCGGCGAGCGTTATCAGGCCGCGGCCCGGAGCTACCGTCAGATGCTCACGCTCAAGCCGGATTCCACCGAGGCCAAGGCGGGACTGGGCATCTCGCTCGTGCGCGGCGAGACGGGGCAGTACCGGGAGGCCATCGAGTTGCTGGAGAACGTGACGCGGGAGCAGCCCCGCAACGCCAGCGCCTGGCTGTTCCTCGGCGTGGCCCGCGAGCAGTCCCGGCAGAACAAGAAGGCAATCGAGGCCTACAAGCGCTATCTCACCCTGGAACCCTCCGGGAAGTACGCTCCGGACGCGCGGGCCTCCCTCAAGGTGCTCGGCCAGTAG
- a CDS encoding J domain-containing protein, with protein MSASQVAETLYSAHKSRATGRLTLSAGGRQSLLFLQGGDLVGTRLGFGFQTPVQALVQAGRIHAGLLDALWARESAGSPDEDLLEELGLEPGRVAEQQVLAEVRRLSQLAEHAAFEEDGIEAMFRPIAGARVVRAALEPVEGEPSAPRMFRCADAAACAPWVSGEDEMAFLSSLVDFKRLEGLTLGSRTLLHVLEREGLVESLSVEDWMARENARREEEARLAEEARLAEEARRAEEARLAEEARRAEEARRAEEARLAEEARRAEEARQAEAAQLAEEARRAEEARRAEEARLAEEARRAEEARLAEEARLAEEARLAEEARRAEESRRAEEARLAEEARLVEEARLAEEVRLAEEARRAEEARLAEEARLAEEARLAEEARRAEEARLAEEARLAEEARLAEEARRAEEARLIEEARRAEEARLAEEARLAEEARLAEEARRAEDARRAEVARLAEEARRAEEARLAEEVRRVEEARRAEEARRAEEARQAEAARLAEEARLEEEARLAEAARLEEEARFAEAVRLAEEARLAEEARLAEEARLAEEARQAEEARLAEEARLAEEARFAEAVRLAEEARQAEEARLAEEARLAEEVRFAEAVRLAEEARLAEEAQQAEAARLAEEARLAEEAQQVEAARRAEEVRQAEEARQAEESWRRAEEWARLAETARVAEARGPVEVSQLSDVAQLAELAQLGDGEFFFTAAPVTPEVPESSSGPQIEVSLADIAPSSEGWFNAFPDAAVPPPEENIAVDFELPVAAELPGHEDTEGLRLARAQADAARMQDMQEALRRTGSSPPEDWLIEEPVSTPGEGVAAFVPTTAETVTAPVPPSPTLVAPAPEESWDMLTATDWSEPLITPPPVAVPSRAVAPRADVPPGLRSPSAGARPFTTSVPPGMRSPSAGAPPSAPRPPAPESVVPPNLSTRGIPPAAPPPAPQGVQAPRPMLEDAQWGSMGFGKSQPGEAPGDISASFEAALQQVDGQLESFVQVEVPSAAVVAAPPPAEPVSQPVVASPAAAPLIDEADSLAEWVDLPFENEAPSPPAGDPRAVEPQPPPQRAMDIGARPVSAPVLSPTPPVPAPAAASAQGLDEEQQLAQLIEKRYADVQSKQDYFSLLGLAIGPDVKREQVKTAFVALAKRFHPDRLPPSLSALAPRMTLVYEAVREAYDVLYDDAKRAAYLQELRSKGSFQPPPQRSSGEDPNELFKAGEIFFRKRDFVAAADHFDRAFQAEPRAVYLAARGWAIYMDPQRKAEVSRARQMMAEALKMDPRCDRAHYQLGVIARVEGDMERAERHFREAIRASPKHLEANQELRLIEMRKKNPPPTKKGGLFR; from the coding sequence ATGTCCGCTTCGCAGGTCGCTGAAACCCTCTACTCCGCCCACAAGTCCCGCGCCACCGGCCGCCTCACGCTGAGCGCCGGCGGCCGGCAGTCGCTGCTGTTCCTCCAGGGAGGTGACCTGGTGGGAACCCGGCTCGGCTTCGGCTTCCAGACCCCGGTGCAGGCCCTGGTACAGGCTGGCCGCATCCACGCCGGACTGCTGGATGCGCTCTGGGCCCGGGAGAGCGCGGGCTCCCCGGACGAGGACCTGCTGGAGGAGTTGGGACTGGAGCCGGGCAGGGTGGCCGAGCAGCAGGTGCTCGCCGAGGTGCGGCGCCTGAGCCAGCTCGCCGAGCATGCCGCTTTCGAGGAGGACGGGATCGAGGCGATGTTCCGCCCCATCGCGGGCGCGCGCGTCGTGCGTGCCGCGCTGGAGCCCGTCGAGGGCGAGCCCTCCGCGCCACGCATGTTCCGCTGCGCGGATGCGGCGGCCTGCGCTCCCTGGGTGTCGGGCGAGGACGAGATGGCGTTTCTCTCGTCGTTGGTGGACTTCAAGAGGTTGGAGGGGCTGACGCTCGGCTCGCGGACGCTGCTTCATGTGCTGGAGCGTGAGGGCCTCGTCGAGTCCTTGTCCGTCGAGGACTGGATGGCGCGCGAGAACGCGCGACGGGAGGAAGAGGCCCGGTTGGCGGAAGAAGCGCGGCTGGCCGAAGAGGCGCGACGGGCGGAAGAAGCCCGGTTGGCGGAAGAAGCGCGACGGGCCGAAGAGGCGCGACGGGCGGAAGAGGCTCGGTTGGCGGAAGAAGCGCGACGGGCCGAAGAGGCTCGGCAGGCGGAAGCCGCTCAGCTGGCCGAAGAGGCGCGACGGGCGGAAGAGGCGCGGCGGGCGGAAGAAGCTCGGTTGGCCGAAGAGGCGCGACGGGCGGAAGAAGCCCGGTTGGCCGAAGAGGCTCGGTTGGCCGAAGAGGCTCGGTTGGCCGAAGAGGCGCGACGAGCGGAAGAATCGCGACGGGCGGAAGAGGCCCGATTGGCGGAAGAAGCCCGGCTGGTCGAAGAGGCCCGGTTGGCGGAAGAGGTTCGGCTGGCCGAAGAGGCGCGACGGGCGGAAGAAGCCCGGTTGGCCGAGGAGGCTCGGCTGGCCGAGGAGGCTCGGCTGGCCGAGGAGGCTCGGCGGGCGGAAGAGGCCCGGTTGGCGGAAGAAGCGCGGCTGGCCGAAGAGGCGCGGCTGGCCGAAGAGGCGCGACGGGCGGAAGAAGCCCGGTTGATCGAAGAGGCACGGCGGGCCGAAGAGGCCCGGTTGGCCGAAGAGGCCCGGTTGGCCGAAGAGGCGCGACTCGCGGAAGAGGCGCGACGGGCGGAAGACGCACGACGGGCGGAAGTGGCCCGTTTGGCGGAAGAGGCGCGACGGGCGGAAGAAGCCCGGTTGGCCGAAGAGGTGCGGCGGGTCGAAGAGGCTCGGCGGGCTGAGGAGGCGCGACGGGCTGAGGAGGCTCGGCAGGCGGAAGCCGCTCGACTGGCCGAAGAGGCACGACTCGAGGAAGAAGCCCGGTTGGCGGAAGCCGCTCGACTCGAGGAAGAGGCCCGGTTTGCCGAAGCCGTGCGACTGGCTGAGGAGGCCCGGCTGGCTGAAGAGGCACGGCTAGCGGAAGAGGCCCGGTTGGCGGAAGAGGCCCGGCAGGCTGAAGAGGCTCGGTTGGCGGAAGAGGCCCGGCTGGCGGAAGAGGCCCGGTTTGCCGAAGCCGTGCGACTGGCTGAAGAGGCCCGGCAGGCTGAAGAGGCCCGGTTGGCGGAAGAGGCCCGGCTGGCGGAAGAGGTCCGGTTTGCCGAAGCCGTGCGACTGGCGGAAGAGGCCCGGCTGGCGGAAGAGGCCCAGCAGGCTGAAGCCGCGCGACTGGCCGAAGAGGCCCGGCTGGCGGAAGAGGCCCAGCAGGTCGAAGCCGCGCGACGGGCGGAAGAGGTCCGGCAGGCGGAAGAGGCCCGGCAGGCCGAGGAGTCATGGCGTCGAGCGGAGGAGTGGGCACGCCTCGCGGAGACCGCTCGTGTCGCGGAGGCGCGAGGTCCTGTCGAAGTCTCGCAGTTGTCGGATGTGGCTCAGCTCGCCGAATTGGCCCAACTGGGAGACGGGGAGTTTTTCTTCACCGCGGCCCCGGTCACTCCTGAAGTGCCTGAGTCCAGTTCGGGTCCGCAGATCGAGGTGTCGCTCGCCGACATCGCTCCTTCGTCCGAGGGCTGGTTCAATGCCTTCCCGGATGCGGCCGTGCCTCCCCCCGAGGAGAACATCGCCGTGGACTTCGAGCTCCCGGTGGCCGCCGAACTGCCCGGGCACGAAGACACGGAGGGGCTCCGACTGGCGCGTGCGCAGGCCGATGCCGCGCGGATGCAGGACATGCAGGAGGCACTGCGTCGGACGGGGAGCAGTCCTCCCGAGGACTGGCTCATCGAGGAGCCCGTTTCCACCCCCGGCGAGGGGGTCGCGGCGTTCGTTCCCACCACCGCGGAAACCGTCACGGCACCTGTTCCCCCATCGCCCACGCTCGTGGCTCCCGCTCCAGAAGAATCCTGGGACATGCTCACCGCCACCGATTGGTCCGAGCCCCTCATCACTCCGCCTCCCGTGGCCGTTCCGTCCCGAGCCGTTGCTCCTCGTGCCGACGTCCCGCCAGGGCTGCGCTCGCCCTCGGCTGGCGCTCGCCCGTTCACGACCTCCGTTCCGCCGGGCATGCGTTCGCCCTCGGCTGGCGCCCCTCCGTCCGCTCCTCGTCCACCCGCTCCGGAATCGGTCGTTCCTCCGAACCTGTCCACGCGGGGTATTCCTCCCGCTGCTCCTCCTCCCGCTCCCCAGGGCGTCCAGGCCCCGCGTCCCATGCTCGAGGACGCCCAATGGGGCAGCATGGGGTTCGGCAAGTCCCAGCCGGGCGAGGCTCCGGGGGACATCAGCGCTTCGTTCGAGGCCGCGCTGCAGCAGGTCGACGGTCAACTGGAGTCGTTCGTTCAGGTCGAGGTGCCCTCGGCGGCCGTCGTTGCCGCCCCGCCTCCCGCCGAGCCGGTTTCCCAGCCCGTGGTCGCGTCGCCCGCTGCCGCGCCGCTGATCGATGAGGCCGACTCGCTCGCGGAATGGGTCGATCTGCCCTTCGAGAACGAGGCTCCGAGCCCTCCCGCTGGCGACCCGCGGGCCGTCGAACCTCAGCCCCCGCCTCAGCGGGCCATGGACATTGGAGCCCGTCCGGTGTCTGCGCCGGTACTCTCGCCCACTCCGCCAGTGCCCGCGCCCGCCGCGGCGTCCGCGCAGGGCCTCGACGAGGAGCAGCAGCTCGCCCAGCTCATCGAGAAGCGCTACGCCGACGTGCAGTCCAAGCAGGATTACTTCTCCCTGTTGGGACTCGCCATCGGCCCGGACGTCAAGCGCGAGCAGGTGAAGACGGCCTTCGTCGCGCTCGCCAAGCGCTTCCACCCGGATCGTCTGCCGCCATCGCTCTCCGCGCTCGCTCCGCGCATGACCCTCGTCTACGAGGCCGTCCGCGAGGCCTATGACGTTCTCTACGACGACGCGAAGCGCGCGGCCTACCTCCAGGAGCTGCGCTCCAAGGGCTCGTTCCAACCGCCGCCGCAACGGTCCTCCGGGGAAGATCCCAACGAGCTCTTCAAGGCGGGGGAGATCTTCTTCCGCAAGCGCGACTTCGTGGCGGCGGCCGACCATTTCGACCGCGCCTTCCAGGCCGAGCCCCGCGCCGTGTACCTGGCCGCTCGGGGCTGGGCCATCTACATGGACCCCCAGCGCAAGGCCGAGGTCTCCCGCGCCAGGCAGATGATGGCCGAGGCGCTGAAGATGGATCCGCGCTGCGACCGGGCCCACTACCAGCTCGGGGTGATTGCCCGGGTCGAGGGCGACATGGAGCGCGCCGAGCGGCACTTCCGCGAGGCCATCCGTGCGAGTCCCAAGCATCTGGAGGCCAACCAGGAGCTGCGGCTCATCGAGATGCGCAAGAAGAATCCGCCTCCCACCAAGAAGGGTGGCCTCTTCCGCTGA